DNA sequence from the Paenibacillus azoreducens genome:
TGCCTATTATTTAGGGATTTCCCCGAATCCCCAGGAGACGGTGGTATCCCAGATCGCCAAGCAGACGTTTGGACGAAATTTTATGTACTTTTTCATCCAGGGAACAACCGCTCTGATCCTTGTCCTTGCCGCCAATACAGGTTACTCGGCCTTCCCGCTGCTTGCGGTTAATCTGGCGAAGGACCGGTTCATTCCTCGAATGTTTACCGTAAGGGGCGACCGTCTTGGTTACTCCAACGGGATCATTATTCTTGGTTTGCTCTCGATCGTGCTGATAATCGCCTTCCACGGGCAAACGGAACATTTGATTCCGCTGTATGCGGTAGGGGTATTCATTCCATTCACGCTGTCACAGACAGGCATGATGGTGAAATGGATTCGTGAGAAGCCTGCGGGCTGGGTGATGAAACTAATCATCAATACGATCGGCGCGCTGATCAGCTTTACGGTTTCAGTCATGTTCTTTGTAACGAAGTTTCCGCAAATCTGGCCGGTGCTGATATTTTTACCGCTGATCGTTTATCTGTTTCATCGCATTAAGAAGCATTATGAAGCGGTGGGTGACCAGCTACGTTTGTCGACCTGCGAACCGGTGGTTCCGATTGAAGGGAATGTCGTTATTCTTCCCGTATCCGGCATCACGCATGTTGTCGAACGTTCCTTAAATTATGCGCAGTCTCTGTCAGCGGACCAGATTATTGCAGTCTACATTCCTTTTGAACGGGAAGAGGAGAACAGGTTTGAGGAAAAATGGAACAAGTGGCGCCCCGACGTCCGACTGGTCACATTGCCTTCACCTTACAGGAGCATCATCCACCCGCTAAGTAAATTTATTGATACCGTTCACCGGAAAGCAAGCGAGTCAAATTATCAGGTGACGGTTATCATTCCCCAGTTTATTCCTAAGCGCAGCTGGCAGAATTTGCTCCATAACCAGACAAGTTTAATGATTCGTACGTATTTGTTGTACCGTAAAGACGTGATTGTGACAACGGTACCGTATCATTTGAAGAAATAAGGAAAGGAAGTAAAACCACCATTAACATAATCCGTGATGAGGCGTTGTTGTAAATTGGTGTTTAGAGAATTATTTTCATGATATGATTGTGTAAGAGATTCTGCCGATAAGAGGAGCGGGTTGATTTCTATGGACTTGGAAGCGCAAAGGGCTTGGAGTCAAAGCCATAAGGCACTAAATAACATCATTTTAAAACCCCAAGAACATTCGCAAGCGATTCAATTATTTCTTTCTCTACATGCCTGGCTGCATTCTCCGGCCGTTGGAGACACAGACAAGCCAACACTGGAAAATTTAGCGGTAGAACATTTGAATGAAACAACTTTCAGAAAGTATCCGGTAACCCTCCCGAATACCAAAAACTCGATAGCATGGCATCTATGGCATATTACTCGCATTGAAGATATGACTATGAATATTTTGGTCGCGGATGGTCAACAAGTTCTTTATGCCGGAAATTGGTTTGACAAAATGAATACTGGATTTTCCCATTCCGGTAATGAGATGAGCGGAGAGGATATTGCTGATCTAAGTTCAAGCATCCATTTTGAATCCTTATTGGCATATCGAACAGCCGTGGGTAAGCAAACACGACAAATCGTATCGGAGCTGGCACCAGGACAGTTCAAAGAAAAAGTTGAACCAGACAGGATCAAACGATTGTTTGATGAACATGCCATTACGCAAGATGCGATATGGTTAGCCGAGTACTGGAGCAAGAAAACTATAGCCGGGCTCATGTTAATGCCTGCAACGAGACATATTTTTTTGCACCTGAAAAAATGCGTACATATAAAGGATAAACTCAATAAACCATTAAAGAATCCGCTTCAAAGTTAAGGAGTCCCTGATCTCAAGTCGGTTTCCCTAGTAAAATAGAAAAAGCCTGATTGCTTCAGTACAAGCAAATCGGGCTTTTTATCATTGATTAAATCGTGCGGCCAGGGCACATCTTCACAAGGCGGATCCCGCTATGATGACGGCTTTGTTTTTGGAATGGTAAACGAAACCGAGGTTCCGAGGCCCAATTCGCTTTCAATCTTCAGACCGCTGCCGCAAAATTGCATTAAGCGCCGATGGGTGTTAAATAAACCGATTCCCGCGCGTTTATCCGTTTGTTTGTCCAAGATATGCTTCAATGTATCTTCATGAATTCCCACACCGTTATCGGAAACGCGTATTTCGACAAATTGGCCAAAATCGGTAATTCGTATGCGTACTTCGCCGCCCACGCTGCGCTTCATAATGCCGTGAGAGACCGCATTTTCCACCAACGGCTGAATGGTCAGGGGAGGAATGCGGATATTCATGGCGTCCACGTTATCATCGATTTCCCACACAGTCTGAAGTCTGTCTTCAAACCGTTCTTTTTGGATGAAAAAGTAGGAACGAATCAGTTTGAGCTCACGGTCAAGCGGGGCTGCCTGATCGAAATTTGGAAGATCGATGCCAAGCCTGAAATAATTGGTCAGCTCCTCGATGACGTCGTCCATTTTATCGGTGTCGATCCTGCTTAGGGCAGATACTGCCGTAAAGGTATTGTTCAGGAAATGCGGTTGAATTTGAGCGTGCAGCAACGCTGCTTCCATTCGCAGCCGTTCGTTTACCGACTTTTTCAGATGGGTCAGCGATTGAACCCTCGTCTTCAGCTCTGTCGCATTCATCGGTTTGGTAACATAGTCATTGGCGCCTGAACGGAATCCGGCCTCAATGTCTTTTTCCCGATTGCTTGCTGTTAGAAGAAGTATGGGGAGCTCGGCGATGGAGAAACGTTCGCGAATCCGCGCAGTCAGTTCATAACCGGACATGGCCGGCATGATCACATCGGAAATGATCAGATCCCATTCGCCTGAACCCAGGAGCTTGAGCGCTTCCTCACCGCTAAAGGCCGTGGATATTTCATAATGTTCCTCCGCAAAAATCGTTCTGAGCACATTCAGATTGACGGGATCGTCATCGACAGCCAGCAACCGAATCCGGTCCGAGGATGGGGTATAAGTTCCATCATGCACAGGCATCCGGGCATCTTCGGTCCTGCCGTCTTCAGACACAGCATCAGCCGCTGCTATCAGCGGTATGGCCGACTCTTCGGCAGCCCGGTCTGCGGTGATCTTTAAAGTAAAGGTGAATTCGGAACCCTCATTTGGCTTTGAGCGAACGGTCAATGTTCCCCCGTGCATTTCGACAAGTTTTTTGCAGATGCTGAGGCCAAGTCCGAATCCGCCCCTGAGTGCATCCTGCGATGACGCAGCCTGCTCGTAGGGTTCGAAAATTCTCTTCATGGTATCCGTATCCATCCCGATGCCCCTGTCTGTTACCGATACGCTTGCCCATCCATCGTGAATGTCAGCATCCACAGTAATCTCGCCGGCATTGGAGTATTTTACGGCGTTATGCAAAAGATTAAACAGGATTTGGTTCAGTCTGTTCTCGTCGGCATAAACAAGCGGGAAAGCAGCAGGTACGCGGTTGTTCAGCAGGATCGCTTTGCCTTCTGTCATGAAGCGGAGCATATCGATCACGCTTGAAGCCACGCCATGTAAGGATACGCCGGTAAAATGCAGGCTGATCCGGTTTTCCTTTAACCTTGCCATATCCAGCAGATCATTCAGCGTATAAGACATGCGGCGACCGACCTCGACAAGCATTCGCAGGTCATTGGCGCTTTGCTTTCCGAGTTTATGCCGCTCTCTTTCCGAGAGGGCATGCGAAATATTAATCATGCCATGCAGCGGATTCCGCAGTTCATGAGCGACGGTAGAGAGAAATTCATCTTTTTGCTTATCCGCTTGCTGAAGCGCCTCCGCCAATTGACGCGTTGCCTCGGACATCCGAAAATAGCGCTTGGACCAAAAAACCGACAGGCAAATCATCGCAATAATGAGATCGAACGGATAAGAAATCATTTCGATATGCAGGTAATTAAGCACAAGGAGCCAGATCATACTGCTGAATGCGGCAATCGCAGCCAGGAGCAAGAAAATATTATCGGCATCGATTTTCGCCGTCGACCGGAACATCATCAACGCCAAGCAAAGGCAAGGGACAAGCATCAAAACCAGATATACTTCCTGTAAAAGCAGTGCAGCGTGTAACGGCAGGAGCAGGACGGATAGAACCGCAATGCCGCACAGCAGCTCATATGCCCGTGCAGCCCTGCGCCGCAGTGCTGATGGCAGCTTGTCTTTAATTAACTGATGTACGAAATAGCCGCCGGATAGCGCAACGAGATTTTCTATTTTTGAGCCCCATCCAAAAGGGAGCGGAATCCAGGTTTGCAGCAATCTTTCCCCGTCCAGCAGCGTTGCGAGAATAACGCATACAACCATCAGGGAGTAGTAGATCAGCCTTCGATCCCTGCCGCCCACCAGATATATGATAATGCCGTACAGAACGTGAATCGCATAAACGACGCAAGCAATCCAGATCATGTTCGTTGAAAAGGTCAGGTCTTTCCTCAGGGTGTCCTCAGGCCCGAATTTCATTGAGCGGACAATCCCGCCATTGCGGGAGTTATCGAAATTCGAAGCCTGGATAACGAGTTCGATCTCACCTTTGTTCTCGTTCCCTAAATCGAAGTACGTCGTATATGGGACATCGAGCGGGATGTAACCATCTTTATTGTCCGCGGGCTGGCCGGAATGACCGAGAAGCTGCCCGTTTATATATACCTCCGATGAGCTTTTAGTACTCGAAATGTGAATGCCGTAAGCATTCCCTTGGTCCGGATCGACCAGGATCCTCAGCCGGTAAGTGCCGAAGCCGTATTTGTCTCCGCCATTGGTCCCATCTTCAAGCTTCCAATTACCAGGCACCTGAATCCATCTGCTCGGGGATTCGTTATCGGGTTGGCGTGTCCCGTCGTGAAACTGAAAGCTGCCCGGATAAAACTGCCATTCACCGTTTAGGGGAATGGAATGTTTGGTTAGAGAATCCCAGCCGCGCAAGTCTAATACGCCTTTGGTCGCAACCGGATAGTGCGAAGCCGAATTATAGAGAAGCCACAAACAACGGAAACCCGTCAATACCGCCAAAAATATCGTTGTGATAATCCATATTTTCCTTTTTGCCATCATAGCTATATAATTCGACATCTTTTTCCATATCCCTCTAAAGACACACGTAAAATATGATTTGAAACATCATATTTATGAATATTATGCGACATTAGACAGGGTGGCAAGGTTGTTTGCAAGGTTTGCCCTGCTGGAGAGTCCCGTCCCGGAAATGGTATAATCTCCAAAAGGGTTATTTTGGGAGGCTT
Encoded proteins:
- a CDS encoding APC family permease, whose protein sequence is MAALKRFLIGRPLKSKELGEQKLNKKKALAVLSSDALSSVAYGPEQILLVLVTVSTAAFWYSIPIGIGVLILLTALILSYRQIIFAYPHGGGAYVVSKQNLGILPGLVAGGSLLVDYILTVAVSVSAGTDAITSAFPVLHEHTVGIAVTFVILITILNLRGVTESASILAYPVYLFAFALFILIGVGLHNIMTGHVSPNLHTPIGTPVAGISLFLLLKAFASGSSALTGVEAISNAIPNFKDPAPKNAARTLMAMGVLLALLFSGIVFLAYYLGISPNPQETVVSQIAKQTFGRNFMYFFIQGTTALILVLAANTGYSAFPLLAVNLAKDRFIPRMFTVRGDRLGYSNGIIILGLLSIVLIIAFHGQTEHLIPLYAVGVFIPFTLSQTGMMVKWIREKPAGWVMKLIINTIGALISFTVSVMFFVTKFPQIWPVLIFLPLIVYLFHRIKKHYEAVGDQLRLSTCEPVVPIEGNVVILPVSGITHVVERSLNYAQSLSADQIIAVYIPFEREEENRFEEKWNKWRPDVRLVTLPSPYRSIIHPLSKFIDTVHRKASESNYQVTVIIPQFIPKRSWQNLLHNQTSLMIRTYLLYRKDVIVTTVPYHLKK
- a CDS encoding ATP-binding protein, producing MSNYIAMMAKRKIWIITTIFLAVLTGFRCLWLLYNSASHYPVATKGVLDLRGWDSLTKHSIPLNGEWQFYPGSFQFHDGTRQPDNESPSRWIQVPGNWKLEDGTNGGDKYGFGTYRLRILVDPDQGNAYGIHISSTKSSSEVYINGQLLGHSGQPADNKDGYIPLDVPYTTYFDLGNENKGEIELVIQASNFDNSRNGGIVRSMKFGPEDTLRKDLTFSTNMIWIACVVYAIHVLYGIIIYLVGGRDRRLIYYSLMVVCVILATLLDGERLLQTWIPLPFGWGSKIENLVALSGGYFVHQLIKDKLPSALRRRAARAYELLCGIAVLSVLLLPLHAALLLQEVYLVLMLVPCLCLALMMFRSTAKIDADNIFLLLAAIAAFSSMIWLLVLNYLHIEMISYPFDLIIAMICLSVFWSKRYFRMSEATRQLAEALQQADKQKDEFLSTVAHELRNPLHGMINISHALSERERHKLGKQSANDLRMLVEVGRRMSYTLNDLLDMARLKENRISLHFTGVSLHGVASSVIDMLRFMTEGKAILLNNRVPAAFPLVYADENRLNQILFNLLHNAVKYSNAGEITVDADIHDGWASVSVTDRGIGMDTDTMKRIFEPYEQAASSQDALRGGFGLGLSICKKLVEMHGGTLTVRSKPNEGSEFTFTLKITADRAAEESAIPLIAAADAVSEDGRTEDARMPVHDGTYTPSSDRIRLLAVDDDPVNLNVLRTIFAEEHYEISTAFSGEEALKLLGSGEWDLIISDVIMPAMSGYELTARIRERFSIAELPILLLTASNREKDIEAGFRSGANDYVTKPMNATELKTRVQSLTHLKKSVNERLRMEAALLHAQIQPHFLNNTFTAVSALSRIDTDKMDDVIEELTNYFRLGIDLPNFDQAAPLDRELKLIRSYFFIQKERFEDRLQTVWEIDDNVDAMNIRIPPLTIQPLVENAVSHGIMKRSVGGEVRIRITDFGQFVEIRVSDNGVGIHEDTLKHILDKQTDKRAGIGLFNTHRRLMQFCGSGLKIESELGLGTSVSFTIPKTKPSS
- a CDS encoding DinB family protein translates to MDLEAQRAWSQSHKALNNIILKPQEHSQAIQLFLSLHAWLHSPAVGDTDKPTLENLAVEHLNETTFRKYPVTLPNTKNSIAWHLWHITRIEDMTMNILVADGQQVLYAGNWFDKMNTGFSHSGNEMSGEDIADLSSSIHFESLLAYRTAVGKQTRQIVSELAPGQFKEKVEPDRIKRLFDEHAITQDAIWLAEYWSKKTIAGLMLMPATRHIFLHLKKCVHIKDKLNKPLKNPLQS